In Mycolicibacterium mucogenicum DSM 44124, the following are encoded in one genomic region:
- a CDS encoding LysR family transcriptional regulator has product MLTTHTERADLNLLTPLVALLEERQVSRAASRVGLSQPAMSRALQRLRRLLDDPLLVRDPEGFRLSARAEDIHRQLATLIPLLENLLSPAEFDPRASTQPVNVAGSDYAVHTYGPAIARLIRSQSPDTAVRFRSWRPDGIEDQIRRGAVDLGLYGGHTPDDLNATQLITEQFKCVVSEGHPLATRGSVTLEDYLECSHMVVDVADGKQPDIDYRLAELGRARRAVVTVPYHTATLPMLHGTDLVATLPGRFIDAWIAGSELRLLPAPVEIATMPYRMIWHPAFELDRRHQWLRECVRRAVIDHE; this is encoded by the coding sequence ATGCTCACCACGCATACCGAGCGCGCAGACTTGAATCTGCTGACACCATTGGTCGCACTGCTCGAGGAACGACAGGTGTCGCGCGCAGCGTCCCGAGTCGGGCTGAGTCAACCCGCCATGAGCCGTGCCTTGCAGCGCCTGCGCAGACTGCTCGATGACCCGCTGCTGGTTCGTGATCCAGAAGGATTCCGACTATCGGCCCGCGCCGAGGACATTCATCGTCAGCTCGCCACGCTGATACCGCTGCTCGAAAACCTTCTGTCGCCTGCGGAGTTCGATCCTCGCGCATCGACGCAGCCTGTCAATGTTGCCGGGAGTGACTACGCTGTCCACACTTACGGTCCCGCCATCGCTCGGCTGATCCGGTCGCAGTCGCCTGACACGGCGGTACGTTTCCGCAGTTGGCGCCCCGATGGGATCGAGGATCAGATCCGCCGTGGCGCGGTCGATCTGGGCCTCTACGGGGGTCACACGCCGGATGACCTGAACGCCACGCAGCTCATCACCGAGCAGTTCAAGTGTGTTGTCTCAGAAGGGCATCCACTGGCCACGCGAGGCTCGGTAACCCTCGAGGATTATCTTGAATGCAGTCATATGGTCGTGGATGTGGCGGATGGGAAGCAGCCTGATATCGACTACCGCCTCGCGGAGCTGGGCAGGGCCCGCCGGGCGGTGGTCACGGTGCCGTATCACACCGCGACGCTTCCGATGCTTCATGGAACCGATTTGGTGGCAACACTTCCCGGTCGATTCATCGACGCTTGGATCGCCGGCTCAGAACTACGCTTGCTGCCCGCACCGGTCGAGATCGCGACGATGCCCTACCGGATGATCTGGCATCCTGCGTTCGAACTCGATCGTCGCCACCAATGGCTGCGGGAGTGCGTGCGCAGGGCCGTCATCGACCACGAGTGA
- the glgC gene encoding glucose-1-phosphate adenylyltransferase, with the protein MADPKILGLVLAGGEGKRLSPLTLDRAKPAVPFAGLYRLVDFALSNLVNAGVLRIAVLTQYKSHSLDRHITTTWRMSSLLGNYVTPVPAQQRLGPQWYTGSANAIHQSLNLIHDEKPDLVVVFGADHVYRMDPRQMIQQHIDGGAGATVAGIRVPRGEASAFGVIKTAADGRQVEAFLEKPADPPGLPDAPDESFVSMGNYVFSTEVLIDALHADAADEFSKHDMGGDIMPLMVEQGRAQVYDFQSNKVPGSHAENSGYWRDVGTLDSYYDSHMDLCAVVPAFDLYNSAWPILTHIPPHPPAKFVHDDGDRVGRAVNSVISNGVIISGALVRESVLSPGVRVEEYATVDRSVILDNTVIGAHALVRNAIVDKNVVIPPGAQVGVDKEHDRARGFVISDGGVTVVGKGQRVTE; encoded by the coding sequence ATGGCCGATCCGAAAATCCTCGGTCTGGTCCTGGCCGGAGGCGAGGGCAAGCGACTGTCCCCACTGACACTCGACCGGGCCAAGCCCGCGGTGCCGTTCGCCGGGCTGTACCGATTGGTCGACTTCGCCTTGTCGAATCTGGTGAACGCCGGAGTGCTGCGGATCGCGGTCCTCACGCAGTACAAGAGCCACAGCCTCGATCGCCACATCACCACGACGTGGCGGATGAGCAGCCTGCTCGGCAACTACGTCACCCCGGTGCCCGCCCAGCAGCGACTGGGGCCGCAGTGGTACACCGGCTCAGCCAACGCCATCCACCAGTCGCTGAACCTCATTCACGACGAAAAGCCCGATCTCGTTGTGGTTTTCGGCGCCGATCACGTGTACCGCATGGACCCGCGGCAGATGATCCAGCAGCACATCGACGGAGGCGCCGGCGCCACCGTCGCCGGAATCCGGGTGCCGCGTGGCGAGGCGAGCGCCTTCGGCGTGATCAAGACCGCAGCCGACGGACGGCAGGTCGAGGCGTTCCTGGAGAAGCCGGCCGACCCGCCGGGCCTACCCGACGCTCCCGACGAATCGTTCGTCTCGATGGGCAACTATGTCTTCTCGACCGAGGTGCTCATCGATGCGCTACACGCTGACGCCGCCGACGAGTTCAGCAAGCACGACATGGGTGGCGACATCATGCCGCTGATGGTCGAACAGGGCCGCGCCCAGGTCTACGACTTTCAGAGCAACAAAGTCCCAGGCTCCCATGCCGAGAACAGTGGTTACTGGCGCGACGTCGGAACGCTGGACTCCTACTACGACTCCCACATGGACCTGTGCGCCGTGGTCCCGGCTTTCGACTTGTACAACAGCGCGTGGCCCATCCTCACGCACATTCCGCCCCACCCGCCGGCGAAGTTCGTCCACGACGACGGCGACCGGGTCGGCCGCGCCGTCAACAGCGTCATCTCCAACGGCGTGATCATCTCCGGCGCGCTGGTGCGCGAGTCCGTGCTGTCGCCGGGTGTCCGTGTGGAGGAATACGCCACCGTGGATCGCTCGGTGATCTTGGACAACACCGTGATCGGCGCACATGCCTTGGTACGCAACGCCATTGTCGACAAGAACGTCGTGATTCCGCCCGGCGCCCAGGTCGGCGTCGACAAAGAGCACGACAGGGCACGCGGCTTCGTCATCTCGGACGGTGGGGTGACGGTCGTCGGTAAAGGCCAACGGGTCACCGAGTGA
- a CDS encoding SDR family oxidoreductase, which translates to MKISGNTIFIPGATSGIGLALAIALRNKGNKVIIGGRRDQLLQQITAEHPGIDAVRIDTADADSIQAAAAQVLAEHPDLNVVITMAGVMKIEDWHAPQGFLAAAESTITTNVLGTIRLIAAFIEHLQTQPAATVITVSSGLGFTPLKVTPSYNASKAAVHLLTETLRLQFAGSAVEFKELQPPAVRTDLVPGQRDSEWAMPLDQFVSEVVDILENQPDADEIQVENVKFLRYAEVRGEYDHAVAVLNSADPHSN; encoded by the coding sequence ATGAAGATCTCCGGCAACACCATTTTCATCCCGGGTGCTACGAGCGGCATCGGCCTCGCACTGGCAATCGCACTGCGGAACAAAGGAAATAAGGTCATCATCGGTGGCCGTCGCGATCAGTTGCTACAACAGATCACCGCCGAACATCCCGGCATCGACGCCGTCCGTATCGACACCGCGGACGCCGACAGCATCCAGGCCGCCGCAGCGCAGGTGCTGGCCGAGCATCCCGATCTGAACGTGGTGATCACCATGGCCGGGGTGATGAAGATCGAAGACTGGCACGCTCCGCAGGGCTTCCTGGCCGCGGCAGAATCCACCATCACCACCAACGTGCTGGGCACGATCCGGCTCATCGCCGCATTCATCGAACATCTGCAGACCCAACCCGCTGCCACCGTCATCACCGTGTCATCAGGCCTGGGATTCACCCCGCTCAAGGTGACTCCGAGCTACAACGCTTCCAAGGCTGCCGTCCACCTGCTGACCGAGACACTACGGCTGCAATTCGCCGGCTCCGCAGTCGAATTCAAGGAACTCCAGCCGCCGGCGGTGCGGACCGATCTTGTCCCCGGGCAGCGCGACAGCGAGTGGGCGATGCCGCTCGACCAGTTCGTGAGTGAAGTCGTCGACATCCTCGAGAACCAGCCCGATGCCGACGAGATTCAGGTGGAGAACGTCAAGTTTCTACGCTATGCGGAAGTACGTGGTGAGTACGACCATGCAGTGGCCGTTCTGAACTCGGCCGACCCGCACAGCAACTAG
- a CDS encoding WhiB family transcriptional regulator has product MPLPAPAIRPVADEWEWQESARCRSMDSSIFFHPDNERGRARRQREQRAKEICRQCPVKAPCAAFALLSGEPYGIWGGVSESERLSALGISDPRAAGNLSTSKRREARRAELAAASGE; this is encoded by the coding sequence TTGCCACTGCCCGCACCGGCGATCCGGCCGGTGGCCGACGAATGGGAATGGCAGGAGTCTGCCCGTTGCCGTTCAATGGATTCCAGCATCTTCTTTCACCCCGACAACGAACGGGGCCGGGCGCGTAGACAGCGTGAACAACGCGCCAAAGAGATCTGTCGCCAATGCCCGGTGAAGGCCCCGTGCGCCGCCTTTGCGCTGCTGTCCGGCGAGCCGTACGGCATCTGGGGTGGGGTTTCTGAATCCGAACGTCTTTCCGCACTGGGTATTTCAGATCCGCGCGCGGCCGGGAACCTGAGTACGTCGAAGCGCCGGGAGGCCCGGCGGGCCGAACTGGCTGCCGCGAGCGGCGAATAG